A single genomic interval of Deinococcus sp. HSC-46F16 harbors:
- the rpmF gene encoding 50S ribosomal protein L32: protein MAKHPVPKKKTSKSKRDMRRSHHALVAPNLVECPQCHAKKLQHHICPSCGTYAGRQVLAV from the coding sequence ATGGCGAAGCACCCCGTTCCCAAGAAGAAGACCAGCAAGAGCAAGCGCGACATGCGCCGCAGCCACCACGCCCTTGTCGCCCCCAACCTCGTCGAGTGCCCCCAGTGCCACGCCAAGAAGCTCCAGCACCACATCTGCCCGAGCTGCGGCACCTACGCGGGCCGTCAGGTGCTGGCGGTCTGA
- the surE gene encoding 5'/3'-nucleotidase SurE — protein sequence MTKLSPSSRPRILVANDDGIFSPGIKALGLALAEVGDVVVVAPDVEQSAVGHGITIRRPLRFKHTASAGFGEIPAYRVDGTPADCVVLGVHLLGRPDLVVSGINVGPNLGDDLTHSGTVAAAIEGLALGLPSIAFSARANADGEYGFAAGAAYAARLAHEVLSRGLPPRVLLNVNFPAGTPRGVRVTRVGEHRWEDSIVTRQDPEGREYHWVAGQSTAPDADDPATDYGAVAAGYVSVTPVRLDLTARDLLDEVGGYVPEV from the coding sequence ATGACCAAGCTGTCCCCGTCCTCCCGGCCCCGCATTCTCGTTGCCAATGACGACGGCATCTTCTCGCCCGGCATCAAGGCGCTGGGCCTGGCACTGGCCGAGGTGGGCGACGTGGTGGTCGTCGCGCCCGACGTGGAGCAGTCGGCGGTGGGGCACGGCATCACCATCCGGCGCCCGCTGCGCTTCAAGCACACGGCGTCGGCGGGCTTCGGGGAGATTCCGGCCTACCGGGTGGACGGCACCCCCGCCGACTGCGTGGTGCTGGGCGTGCACCTGCTCGGAAGGCCCGATCTGGTGGTCAGCGGGATCAACGTGGGGCCGAACCTGGGAGACGACCTGACCCACTCGGGCACGGTCGCAGCGGCCATCGAGGGGCTGGCGCTGGGGCTGCCGTCCATCGCCTTCAGTGCGCGGGCGAATGCGGACGGCGAGTACGGCTTCGCGGCGGGAGCGGCCTACGCGGCGCGGCTGGCCCACGAGGTGCTCTCCAGGGGGCTGCCGCCGCGCGTGCTGCTCAACGTCAACTTTCCGGCGGGGACCCCGCGCGGCGTGCGGGTCACCCGCGTGGGCGAACACCGCTGGGAGGACTCCATCGTGACCCGGCAGGACCCCGAGGGCCGCGAGTACCACTGGGTCGCGGGACAGAGCACGGCCCCCGACGCCGACGACCCCGCGACCGACTACGGGGCGGTGGCGGCCGGATACGTCAGCGTGACGCCCGTCCGGCTCGATCTGACGGCGCGGGACCTGCTGGACGAGGTGGGCGGTTACGTGCCGGAGGTGTGA
- a CDS encoding PLP-dependent aspartate aminotransferase family protein — MSTQADRPAGFRTRAVHAGHGLDPVTGAHAVPIYATSTFGYGTAERGGRLFAGEETGYFYSRLSNPTVTAFEEKVASLEGAEAAVAFGSGMGAASAIALTLLRTVDEVAFVGPLYGGTEGLLRDILGRFGVTVHEAADVEALRGVVTERTRLVWLETPSNPTVGIVDLAAASAVAHAAGALVVVDNTFATPYLTRPLEHGADLVMHSATKYLGGHGDVVAGVVVGSADLVTELRLHGLRHVGSVLGPFEAYLLLRGLKTLPLRMEAHCQGAMALARALEGHPALKALHYPGLPTHPGHAVAARQMRAFGGLLSLDLGTQEAAFAFLNNLRLFTQAVSLGDVESLSCHPASTTHQLLGEETLARQGVTKGLVRLSVGIEDEADLITDVLGALERVPVGAGD, encoded by the coding sequence ATGTCTACACAAGCAGACCGGCCCGCTGGCTTCCGTACCCGCGCCGTCCACGCGGGGCACGGCCTCGACCCGGTGACGGGCGCCCACGCGGTGCCCATCTACGCGACCTCCACCTTCGGCTACGGCACGGCCGAGCGCGGGGGGCGGCTCTTCGCGGGCGAGGAAACGGGTTACTTCTACTCCCGGCTCTCCAACCCCACCGTGACGGCCTTCGAGGAGAAGGTCGCCAGTCTGGAAGGGGCGGAGGCCGCCGTCGCCTTTGGCAGCGGCATGGGCGCGGCGAGTGCCATCGCGCTGACCCTGCTGCGCACGGTGGACGAGGTGGCTTTCGTCGGCCCGCTGTACGGCGGCACGGAAGGGCTGCTGCGCGACATCCTGGGCCGCTTCGGGGTGACCGTCCACGAGGCGGCGGACGTGGAGGCGCTGCGCGGTGTGGTGACGGAGCGCACCCGGCTGGTCTGGCTGGAAACGCCCTCCAACCCCACCGTGGGAATCGTGGACCTCGCGGCGGCCTCGGCGGTCGCGCACGCGGCGGGGGCGCTCGTCGTGGTGGACAACACCTTCGCCACGCCGTACCTGACGCGCCCGCTGGAGCACGGCGCCGACCTCGTGATGCACTCGGCCACCAAGTACCTCGGCGGGCACGGGGACGTGGTGGCGGGCGTGGTCGTGGGGTCGGCGGACCTCGTGACCGAGCTGCGGCTGCACGGGCTGCGGCACGTCGGCTCGGTGCTCGGTCCCTTCGAGGCGTATCTGCTGCTGCGCGGCCTCAAGACCCTGCCGCTGCGGATGGAAGCCCACTGCCAGGGCGCGATGGCGCTCGCACGGGCGCTGGAGGGCCACCCCGCCTTGAAAGCCCTGCACTACCCCGGCCTCCCCACCCACCCCGGCCACGCGGTCGCGGCGCGGCAGATGCGGGCCTTCGGGGGCCTGCTCAGCCTGGACCTCGGGACGCAGGAGGCAGCCTTCGCCTTCCTGAACAACCTGCGCCTCTTTACCCAGGCCGTCAGCCTCGGGGATGTGGAGAGCCTCTCGTGCCATCCCGCGAGCACCACCCACCAGCTTCTGGGCGAGGAAACGCTGGCCCGCCAGGGCGTGACCAAGGGGCTGGTGCGCCTCTCAGTAGGCATCGAGGACGAGGCCGACCTGATCACGGACGTGCTCGGAGCGCTGGAGCGCGTGCCCGTGGGCGCGGGGGACTGA
- a CDS encoding response regulator, which produces MSRPLRLLLVDDSLMDRHLAEEVFAEYAHLCEVTTVGSGQEALTYLRTPGSTLPDVVLLDVNMPGMSGFEVLEAMKADPRLVQIPVVMLTTSNHDHDITRAYTLHASSYLIKSLSFQDFMAQVEGFLEFWTRARLTSWPDAVS; this is translated from the coding sequence GTGAGCCGTCCCCTGCGCCTGCTGCTCGTCGACGACAGCCTGATGGACCGCCACCTCGCCGAGGAGGTGTTCGCGGAATACGCCCACCTGTGCGAGGTCACGACGGTGGGGAGCGGGCAGGAGGCGCTGACCTACCTGCGCACTCCCGGCTCCACGCTGCCGGACGTGGTCCTGCTTGACGTGAACATGCCGGGCATGTCGGGCTTCGAGGTGCTGGAGGCCATGAAGGCCGACCCCCGGCTGGTGCAGATTCCGGTGGTGATGCTGACCACCTCCAACCACGACCACGACATCACCCGCGCGTACACCCTGCACGCGAGTTCCTACCTGATCAAGTCGCTGAGTTTTCAGGACTTCATGGCCCAGGTCGAGGGCTTTTTGGAGTTCTGGACCCGCGCCCGGCTGACAAGCTGGCCCGACGCGGTGTCCTGA
- the glmS gene encoding glutamine--fructose-6-phosphate transaminase (isomerizing): MCGIVGYIGSRQAQDVLISGLAKLEYRGYDSAGVAVADGGQIEVKKKAGKLANLSGELEHSPLPGTLGIGHTRWATHGLPNDTNAHPHATEDGRIVIIHNGIIENYLSLKAGLIERGHTFKSETDSEVLAHLIEEAYAGDLEAAVRTALSQVRGAYGIVVTHVDHREIVAARTVSPLVMGVGEGEMFLASDVPALLPYTRNMVFLHDGDMVVLHDDGYRVTDLAGNPQERPIDRIDWDAEAAEKGGFDTYMLKEIYEQPTALTNTLIGRLHDDTGEVNLDIGLDPSSFKRISIIACGTAYYAGLVGEYLIEQLARIPVEVDVASEYRYRNPLVSENTLAIVVSQSGETIDTLEALREAKKGGAKTLGVINAKGSSMTRELDDTLYIHAGPEIGVASTKAYTSMVGAFVMLALWLGRARGTLTDAQAQDLLHATRELPRLVEEALNPARVAEIKRVAEKYAQARDYLFLGRGVNAPTAFEGALKLKEISYIHAEAYAAGEMKHGPIALIDANLPVVVVATESFLLEKTISNVQEVRARSGKVIALLSDGDTENAQHADDVLYVPRAHEMVSPVVNAVALQLLSYFTASYLGKDVDKPRNLAKSVTVE; the protein is encoded by the coding sequence ATGTGCGGAATCGTCGGATACATCGGCAGCAGGCAGGCGCAGGACGTCCTCATCTCCGGCCTCGCCAAGCTGGAATACCGCGGCTACGACAGCGCGGGCGTGGCGGTCGCGGACGGCGGCCAGATTGAGGTGAAGAAAAAGGCCGGGAAGCTCGCCAACCTCAGCGGAGAGCTGGAGCACTCGCCCCTGCCCGGCACCCTGGGCATCGGGCACACCCGCTGGGCCACCCACGGCCTGCCCAACGACACGAACGCGCACCCCCACGCCACCGAGGACGGGCGCATCGTGATCATCCACAACGGGATCATCGAGAACTACCTCTCCCTCAAGGCCGGGCTGATTGAGCGCGGCCACACCTTCAAGTCGGAGACGGATTCGGAGGTGCTCGCCCACCTGATCGAGGAAGCCTACGCGGGCGACCTCGAAGCGGCCGTGCGGACGGCGCTCTCGCAGGTGCGCGGCGCCTACGGCATCGTGGTCACCCACGTGGACCACCGCGAGATCGTCGCGGCCCGCACTGTGAGCCCGCTGGTGATGGGTGTGGGCGAGGGCGAGATGTTCCTCGCGTCGGACGTGCCCGCGCTGCTGCCCTACACCCGCAACATGGTCTTCCTGCACGACGGCGACATGGTGGTGCTGCACGACGACGGTTACCGGGTCACCGACCTGGCCGGGAACCCCCAGGAGCGCCCCATCGACCGCATCGACTGGGACGCCGAGGCGGCCGAGAAGGGCGGCTTCGACACCTACATGCTCAAGGAGATCTACGAGCAACCCACCGCACTGACGAACACCCTGATCGGCCGCCTGCACGACGACACGGGCGAGGTGAACCTCGACATCGGCCTCGATCCGTCCTCGTTCAAGCGCATCTCGATCATCGCCTGCGGCACCGCGTACTACGCCGGGCTGGTCGGTGAGTACCTGATCGAGCAGCTCGCCCGCATTCCGGTCGAGGTGGACGTGGCTTCCGAGTACCGCTACCGCAATCCGCTGGTGAGCGAGAACACCCTCGCCATCGTGGTGAGCCAGTCGGGCGAGACCATCGACACGCTGGAAGCCCTGCGCGAGGCCAAGAAGGGCGGGGCCAAAACCCTCGGCGTGATCAACGCCAAGGGCAGCAGCATGACCCGTGAACTGGACGACACGCTGTATATCCACGCCGGGCCGGAGATCGGGGTGGCGAGCACCAAGGCCTACACCTCCATGGTGGGCGCGTTCGTGATGCTCGCGCTGTGGCTGGGCCGCGCCCGCGGCACCCTGACCGATGCGCAGGCGCAGGACCTGCTGCACGCGACCCGCGAACTGCCGCGCCTGGTGGAAGAAGCCCTGAACCCCGCCCGCGTCGCTGAGATCAAGCGGGTGGCCGAGAAGTACGCGCAGGCCCGCGACTACCTGTTCCTGGGACGCGGCGTGAACGCGCCGACCGCCTTCGAGGGGGCGCTGAAGCTCAAGGAGATCAGCTATATCCACGCCGAGGCTTACGCGGCGGGCGAGATGAAGCACGGCCCCATCGCCCTGATCGACGCGAACCTGCCTGTCGTGGTGGTGGCGACCGAGAGCTTCCTCCTCGAAAAGACCATCTCCAACGTGCAGGAGGTCCGCGCCCGCTCCGGCAAGGTGATCGCGCTCCTGAGCGACGGGGACACCGAGAACGCCCAGCACGCCGACGATGTGCTGTACGTGCCCCGCGCCCACGAGATGGTCAGCCCGGTGGTGAACGCGGTCGCCCTGCAACTGCTGAGCTACTTCACGGCCAGCTACCTGGGCAAGGACGTGGACAAGCCGCGCAACCTCGCCAAGAGTGTGACGGTCGAGTAA
- a CDS encoding glycine C-acetyltransferase → MTLTLQDRLSRELAGLREQGLLISPRVLETANRARTRVDGRDVVNLASNNYLGFADHPEIKARAEQYLREWGAGAGAVRTIAGTLTIHEDFERQLAEFKHTGSALVLQSGFTTNQGVLGTLLQPGDLVVSDELNHASIIDGLRLTKATKKIYRHSDPDDLDRVLAENPTDGLKMVVTDGVFSMDGDIAPLDRLIEVARKHGAVTYVDDAHGSGVLGEAGRGTVHHFGYEHADDVIQVGTLSKAWGVVGGYAAGHADLRQLLINRARPYLFSTAHPPAVVGALSAALELVQREPAFMERLWDNTRFFKAELARLGFDTMGSQTPITPVLFGEPEAAFEASRRLLDEGVFAVGLGFPTVPRGQARIRNIVTAEHTRDDLEHALAAYERVGRALGVIG, encoded by the coding sequence ATGACCCTCACCCTTCAGGACCGCCTCAGCCGCGAACTCGCGGGCCTGCGCGAGCAGGGCCTGCTGATCTCCCCGCGCGTCCTCGAGACCGCCAACCGCGCCCGCACCCGCGTAGACGGGCGGGATGTGGTCAACCTGGCGTCGAACAACTACCTCGGCTTTGCCGATCACCCCGAGATCAAGGCCCGTGCGGAGCAGTACCTGCGCGAATGGGGCGCGGGGGCCGGAGCGGTGCGGACCATCGCCGGAACGCTGACCATCCACGAGGACTTCGAGCGCCAACTGGCCGAGTTCAAGCACACCGGGAGTGCACTGGTGCTCCAGAGCGGCTTCACCACCAACCAGGGCGTGCTGGGCACCCTGCTCCAACCCGGCGACCTCGTCGTCAGCGACGAGCTGAACCACGCCAGCATCATCGACGGCCTGCGGCTGACCAAGGCCACCAAGAAGATTTACCGGCACAGCGACCCCGACGACCTTGACCGGGTGCTCGCGGAGAATCCGACCGATGGCCTGAAGATGGTCGTGACCGACGGCGTGTTCAGCATGGACGGCGATATCGCGCCCCTCGACCGCCTGATCGAGGTGGCCCGCAAACACGGGGCCGTCACCTACGTGGACGACGCGCACGGCTCGGGCGTACTGGGGGAAGCTGGGCGCGGGACCGTTCACCACTTCGGCTACGAGCACGCGGACGACGTGATTCAGGTCGGCACGCTGAGCAAGGCCTGGGGCGTGGTGGGCGGCTACGCGGCGGGGCACGCCGACCTGCGGCAACTGCTGATCAACCGGGCGCGGCCCTACCTCTTCTCGACCGCGCATCCGCCCGCCGTCGTCGGCGCCCTCTCGGCGGCGCTGGAGCTCGTGCAGCGCGAGCCTGCCTTCATGGAGCGGCTGTGGGACAACACCCGCTTCTTCAAGGCCGAACTCGCCCGGCTGGGCTTCGACACGATGGGCAGCCAGACCCCCATCACGCCCGTGCTGTTCGGGGAGCCGGAGGCCGCCTTCGAGGCCAGCCGACGGCTGCTGGACGAGGGCGTCTTCGCGGTCGGCCTGGGCTTCCCGACCGTGCCGCGCGGTCAGGCCCGCATCCGCAACATCGTGACCGCCGAGCATACGCGGGATGATCTGGAGCACGCGCTCGCGGCCTATGAGCGGGTGGGCCGGGCGCTGGGCGTGATCGGCTGA
- the ubiE gene encoding bifunctional demethylmenaquinone methyltransferase/2-methoxy-6-polyprenyl-1,4-benzoquinol methylase UbiE, translating into MTSSRPPVGDKQDRGREVQAMFASIAPRYDLLNRVLSLGVDRAWRREAAREALTLNPRRILDVATGTGDFALELKARAPQAEVVGSDFVPQMLEIAREKARGRHLEVRLEEGDALNLPYPDGAFDAVTCAFGFRNFADYARGLSELWRVLTPGGRLVILEFPPPRPGLFGSLFRFYFRQILPRVGAWVSGNAGAYTYLPESVLAFPDPERLAGLMHATGFRTRFRLLTFGIAAIHVGDKG; encoded by the coding sequence ATGACGAGTTCCCGCCCGCCCGTGGGCGACAAGCAGGACCGGGGGCGCGAGGTGCAGGCGATGTTCGCCTCCATCGCGCCCCGCTACGACCTTCTCAACCGGGTGCTGAGCCTCGGCGTGGACCGCGCGTGGCGGCGGGAGGCCGCGCGGGAAGCCCTGACCCTGAACCCCCGGCGGATTCTCGACGTGGCGACCGGGACCGGAGATTTCGCGCTGGAGCTGAAGGCCCGTGCTCCGCAGGCCGAGGTCGTGGGCAGCGACTTCGTGCCCCAGATGCTGGAGATCGCCCGCGAGAAGGCGAGGGGACGGCACCTGGAGGTGCGGCTGGAGGAGGGCGACGCGCTGAACCTGCCCTACCCCGACGGCGCCTTTGACGCCGTGACCTGCGCCTTTGGCTTCCGGAACTTCGCCGACTATGCGCGGGGCCTCTCCGAGCTGTGGCGGGTGCTGACGCCGGGCGGACGGCTGGTCATTCTGGAGTTTCCGCCGCCGCGTCCAGGCCTCTTCGGATCACTGTTCCGCTTCTACTTCCGGCAGATTCTCCCGCGCGTGGGGGCCTGGGTGAGCGGCAACGCGGGCGCCTACACCTACCTCCCCGAGAGCGTCCTCGCCTTTCCCGACCCCGAGCGCCTCGCGGGGCTGATGCACGCGACGGGCTTCCGCACCCGCTTTCGCCTGCTGACCTTTGGCATTGCGGCGATTCACGTGGGGGACAAGGGGTAA
- a CDS encoding Na+/H+ antiporter subunit E: MSPLPARPGRLLPRRERRAVRGAGFNLLLGLVWALFLGEVSLRSLALGWAIGFLVLLLFRRALGTTGYVRGVEGTVGLILAFLAELVRANLHMALMALHPRPRLNPMIVEVPLRLTGDLPLTLLASLTGLLPGTVALAFSPDRGSLYVHALGMDSAQAARQSVRQMERHLLRVVGG, from the coding sequence GTGTCCCCTCTGCCCGCCCGACCCGGCCGCCTCCTCCCCCGGCGGGAGCGGCGGGCCGTGAGGGGGGCGGGGTTCAACCTGCTGCTGGGGCTGGTCTGGGCGCTCTTTCTGGGCGAGGTCAGCCTGCGGTCGCTGGCGCTGGGGTGGGCCATCGGCTTCCTGGTCCTGTTGCTGTTTCGCCGGGCGCTGGGCACGACGGGCTACGTGCGCGGGGTCGAGGGCACGGTCGGGCTGATCCTGGCCTTTTTGGCCGAGCTGGTGCGGGCCAACCTCCACATGGCGCTGATGGCCCTGCACCCCCGCCCCCGCCTCAACCCGATGATCGTGGAGGTGCCCCTGCGCCTCACGGGCGACCTGCCGCTCACCCTGCTGGCGTCGCTGACGGGCCTGCTGCCCGGCACGGTCGCGCTGGCCTTCTCGCCCGACCGGGGCTCGCTGTACGTCCACGCGCTGGGCATGGACAGCGCCCAGGCCGCCCGCCAGAGCGTGAGGCAGATGGAGCGGCACCTGCTGCGGGTGGTGGGCGGCTAA
- a CDS encoding deoxyribodipyrimidine photo-lyase → MIQPERVEWLRPGEPGRGGFVLLWVQSSVRTVGNHALEYAALEARRLGVPLAAVFALNPAYPEANARHFQYLLEGLRNLRAGLSARGIPLAIRIGDPPQEVWQAARGASLVVTDRGYLRPGRQWRASLAERLEMPFVQIESDAVVPVRLVSSRQEVGARTLRPKLHRVLERFLVPVEVQEGAQGHPDWDPGLDVSDPALTVRALGVDNSVPPGEEEGGEVRALARLEHFVTRLLPGYDSGRRDPNVDGGSRLSAYLHYGHLSPLTAALAAREHSDGGPGLDTFLEEMIVRRELSFNFCEFNPDYDRYEGLPRWARENLEAHAADPRPHLYTREQLDAAQTHDRYWNAAHTEMVRTGRMHNAMRMYWGKKILEWSATPQEAYATTLWLNNRYQLDGRDANSYASVGWIFGLHDRPWARRPIFGTVRYLAASGLNRKFDAEAYARRWS, encoded by the coding sequence ATGATTCAGCCTGAGCGGGTGGAGTGGTTGCGGCCGGGAGAGCCGGGGCGGGGCGGCTTCGTGCTGCTGTGGGTGCAGTCCAGCGTGCGGACGGTGGGCAACCACGCCCTGGAATACGCCGCCCTGGAAGCCCGGCGCCTCGGCGTGCCCCTCGCCGCCGTCTTCGCCCTGAACCCCGCCTACCCCGAGGCGAACGCCCGCCACTTCCAGTACCTGCTGGAGGGGCTGCGCAACCTGCGGGCCGGGCTGTCGGCACGGGGGATTCCCCTCGCCATCCGAATCGGTGACCCACCCCAGGAGGTCTGGCAGGCCGCACGGGGGGCCAGCCTCGTCGTGACCGACCGGGGGTACCTGCGCCCCGGCCGCCAGTGGCGGGCGAGCCTGGCGGAGCGGCTGGAGATGCCCTTCGTGCAGATTGAATCCGACGCGGTGGTGCCCGTTCGGCTCGTCTCCTCCCGGCAGGAGGTGGGGGCGCGGACCCTGCGGCCCAAGCTGCACCGCGTGCTGGAGCGCTTTCTGGTGCCGGTGGAGGTGCAGGAGGGCGCCCAGGGTCACCCCGATTGGGATCCCGGTCTGGACGTGTCCGACCCCGCGCTGACCGTGCGGGCGCTCGGCGTGGACAACAGCGTGCCCCCCGGCGAGGAGGAGGGCGGCGAGGTGAGGGCACTCGCCCGGCTGGAACACTTCGTCACCCGGTTGCTGCCGGGCTACGACTCCGGGCGGCGCGACCCCAACGTGGACGGGGGCAGCCGCCTGAGCGCCTACCTGCACTACGGGCACCTCTCGCCCCTGACGGCGGCTCTTGCCGCGCGGGAACATTCGGACGGCGGCCCCGGCCTCGACACCTTTCTGGAAGAGATGATCGTGCGGCGCGAACTCAGCTTCAATTTCTGCGAGTTCAATCCCGACTACGACCGCTACGAGGGGCTGCCGAGGTGGGCGCGGGAGAACCTGGAGGCCCACGCTGCCGATCCCCGCCCGCACCTCTACACCCGCGAGCAGTTGGACGCGGCGCAGACCCACGACCGCTACTGGAACGCTGCCCACACCGAGATGGTCCGCACCGGCCGGATGCACAACGCCATGCGGATGTACTGGGGCAAGAAGATTCTGGAGTGGAGCGCGACCCCGCAGGAGGCCTATGCCACGACCCTGTGGCTGAACAACCGCTACCAGCTCGACGGCCGCGACGCGAACTCCTACGCCAGCGTGGGCTGGATTTTCGGCCTGCATGACCGCCCCTGGGCACGCCGCCCGATCTTCGGCACGGTGCGCTACCTCGCGGCAAGTGGGCTGAACCGCAAGTTCGACGCCGAGGCCTACGCCCGGCGCTGGAGCTGA
- a CDS encoding peptidoglycan DD-metalloendopeptidase family protein: MNPTLIRRSRRPVVRGLLAAAALLLPGLLPGGTAEAAGSYRVKPGDNLTVIAGRAGVSIAALKSANPALRNANYVRAGQVLRIPDRVLAGRTHRVRGGENLTVIARRYGVSLAQLLGANPAYRGGKVLRAGATVRIPPRTVASGLRATPARTGGAVVRAASVRVSAAPASSRGWLWPVAGYAGISSDFGQRIMDGEREMHYGVDILAPHGSPVRAARSGRVIESRADFKRGWGWTVVLEHPDGWITRYAHLSANLVRAGETVAQGQVIGRVGNTGRSTGTHLHFGTYLRWNPKDPLSLYE; the protein is encoded by the coding sequence GTGAATCCCACTCTCATCCGGCGCTCCCGTCGTCCGGTGGTGCGGGGCCTGCTGGCCGCCGCTGCCCTCCTCTTGCCCGGCCTCCTTCCTGGGGGCACGGCGGAGGCGGCGGGGAGCTACCGGGTCAAGCCGGGAGACAACCTCACGGTGATCGCGGGGCGGGCGGGCGTGAGCATCGCCGCCCTGAAGTCGGCCAACCCGGCCCTCCGCAACGCCAACTACGTGCGGGCCGGGCAGGTGCTCAGGATTCCCGACCGGGTGCTGGCGGGGCGCACCCACCGGGTCAGGGGCGGCGAGAACCTCACCGTGATCGCGCGGCGCTACGGAGTCAGCCTCGCGCAGTTGCTGGGGGCCAATCCGGCCTACCGGGGGGGCAAGGTGCTGCGGGCGGGTGCCACCGTCCGGATTCCCCCCCGCACGGTGGCTTCGGGCCTGCGGGCGACTCCGGCCAGAACGGGCGGCGCGGTGGTGCGGGCAGCGTCAGTGCGGGTGAGCGCGGCGCCCGCCTCCTCGCGCGGGTGGCTGTGGCCGGTGGCGGGGTACGCGGGCATCAGCAGCGACTTCGGCCAGCGCATCATGGACGGCGAGCGCGAGATGCACTACGGGGTGGATATCCTCGCGCCGCACGGCTCGCCGGTCCGCGCCGCCCGCTCGGGCCGGGTGATCGAGTCGCGGGCCGACTTCAAGCGCGGCTGGGGCTGGACGGTGGTGCTGGAACATCCGGACGGCTGGATCACCCGCTACGCGCACCTCAGCGCCAACCTCGTGCGGGCGGGCGAGACGGTCGCGCAGGGGCAGGTGATCGGGCGGGTGGGCAACACCGGCCGCAGCACGGGCACGCACCTGCACTTCGGCACCTACCTGCGCTGGAATCCCAAGGACCCGCTGAGCCTGTACGAGTGA
- a CDS encoding YqhA family protein — translation MTRTRPLPTENPSKREWFSELIGRTRFVVLIAVIAVLLVAFSLFLQGTLLALNTIYETWREMFTRGVASQSGTLAVEFLEVVGTMLKAVVFYLIGVGLYSLFIKPLNLTSALGVESLSDLEQKVVSVVIVILGVTFLEHFIRWEEPVETLYFAGSLALAGGALVFFQRVHKGSGSDLQQPGSKLKARRDLFERDSEQRHIDEEDVAIAERATEAKAEGKVPAGGGGE, via the coding sequence GTGACCCGGACCCGCCCCCTGCCTACCGAGAACCCTTCCAAGCGCGAGTGGTTCAGCGAACTGATCGGCCGCACCCGCTTCGTGGTGCTGATCGCCGTGATCGCCGTGCTGCTCGTGGCCTTCAGCCTCTTTCTCCAGGGCACCCTGCTGGCCCTGAACACGATCTACGAGACCTGGCGCGAGATGTTCACGCGCGGCGTCGCCAGCCAGTCGGGTACGCTGGCGGTCGAGTTTCTGGAGGTTGTGGGCACCATGCTCAAGGCGGTGGTGTTCTACCTGATCGGGGTGGGGCTGTACTCGCTCTTTATCAAGCCGCTCAACCTGACCTCGGCGCTGGGGGTCGAGAGCCTCAGTGACCTTGAACAGAAGGTCGTGTCGGTGGTCATCGTGATTCTGGGCGTGACCTTCCTCGAACACTTCATTCGCTGGGAGGAGCCGGTGGAGACGCTGTACTTCGCGGGCTCGCTCGCGCTGGCGGGCGGAGCGCTGGTCTTTTTCCAGCGGGTGCACAAGGGCAGCGGCAGCGACCTGCAGCAGCCCGGCTCCAAGCTCAAGGCCCGGCGCGACCTGTTCGAGCGCGACAGCGAGCAGCGCCACATCGACGAGGAGGACGTGGCGATCGCCGAGCGGGCCACCGAGGCCAAGGCCGAGGGCAAGGTGCCCGCCGGGGGCGGCGGCGAGTAG
- a CDS encoding TRIC cation channel family protein, with the protein MQELALPPISPATLETGLRVLDLTGILAFSLSGALLAVRKRFDLFGVLVLGCVTAVGGGAIRDTLTGQALPLFLRDETYLWVAIAGAVIAFAFGERLARFEKALSVFDSVGLSLFAASGAVGAIAAGLGPLGVIFAGALSGVGGGIIRDLIANEVPEVMYRRDQLYATAAAAGALTVYLLYPHFTPFQAQLGGAGTVLLLRWLSRRGWARLPVRRLPEG; encoded by the coding sequence GTGCAAGAGCTGGCCCTGCCCCCGATCTCCCCCGCCACCCTGGAAACGGGGCTGCGGGTGCTTGACCTGACGGGCATTCTGGCCTTCAGCCTGTCGGGAGCGCTGCTGGCGGTCCGCAAGAGATTCGACCTGTTCGGGGTGCTGGTGCTGGGCTGCGTGACGGCGGTGGGCGGCGGCGCGATTCGCGACACCCTGACCGGGCAGGCCCTCCCCCTCTTTCTGCGCGACGAGACCTACCTGTGGGTGGCGATTGCCGGGGCGGTGATCGCCTTCGCGTTCGGGGAACGGCTGGCCCGCTTCGAAAAGGCCCTCAGCGTGTTCGACTCGGTGGGGTTGAGCCTCTTCGCCGCGTCGGGGGCGGTGGGGGCCATCGCCGCCGGGCTGGGGCCACTGGGCGTGATTTTCGCGGGGGCGCTCAGCGGGGTGGGCGGGGGGATCATCCGCGACCTGATCGCCAACGAGGTCCCCGAGGTGATGTACCGCCGCGACCAGCTCTATGCCACGGCCGCCGCCGCTGGAGCCCTCACCGTGTACCTGTTGTACCCGCACTTCACGCCCTTTCAAGCCCAGCTCGGCGGTGCTGGAACCGTGCTGCTGCTGCGCTGGCTCTCGCGCCGGGGCTGGGCGCGGCTGCCGGTGCGGCGGCTGCCGGAGGGGTGA